A portion of the Sphaerochaeta pleomorpha str. Grapes genome contains these proteins:
- the coaE gene encoding dephospho-CoA kinase (Dephospho-CoA kinase (CoaE) performs the final step in coenzyme A biosynthesis.), producing MLVIGLSGRACAGKNLFAREFEKQGCLVVDVDLLGHEALAKNVPAIRQAFGDSVITEDTVNRKALGVLVFSDASLLKQLEAITHPTMVGLCQDRIAEAEKNGAKGIVLNAALLHRMGLDRLCDHIVFVKVPFLVRFFRSRKRDHLGFRRFLARERAQKDIVWNNFTQGVPVEKMRNGGPSVIIHRQVVQYCARIGIGVSGK from the coding sequence ATGTTGGTAATTGGGTTGTCTGGGCGTGCCTGTGCCGGAAAGAACCTGTTTGCCAGGGAATTCGAGAAACAAGGGTGTCTCGTAGTCGATGTGGATTTGCTCGGGCATGAGGCCCTTGCAAAAAATGTACCTGCGATCCGGCAGGCCTTCGGAGATTCTGTGATAACGGAAGATACGGTAAACAGGAAAGCTCTCGGGGTTTTGGTGTTTAGTGATGCTTCCCTTTTGAAACAGTTGGAAGCTATCACCCATCCTACGATGGTAGGTCTTTGCCAAGACCGTATTGCAGAGGCTGAGAAGAATGGGGCAAAGGGGATTGTACTCAATGCCGCATTGCTCCATAGGATGGGGCTCGATAGGTTGTGCGACCATATCGTATTTGTCAAAGTTCCCTTTCTGGTACGTTTTTTTCGTTCAAGAAAGAGAGATCACCTTGGTTTCAGACGTTTTTTGGCACGTGAGAGGGCCCAGAAGGATATTGTCTGGAATAATTTTACCCAGGGGGTGCCTGTCGAGAAGATGCGCAATGGTGGCCCTTCGGTGATAATTCATCGACAAGTTGTACAGTATTGTGCTAGGATAGGAATCGGAGTTTCAGGCAAATGA
- a CDS encoding cupin domain-containing protein, whose protein sequence is MKIKNFEYAKVLDFAQQVSYQSGQVVSKTLAQDQNHSLTLFAFEKGEEISSHESGGDALVVALDGKGEVTIDGEKHILKAGESILMPAKHPHAIVAPERFKMFLIVIF, encoded by the coding sequence ATGAAAATCAAAAATTTCGAATATGCGAAAGTCTTGGATTTTGCCCAGCAGGTAAGTTATCAAAGCGGCCAGGTTGTCAGCAAGACCCTTGCACAAGACCAAAATCATAGTCTGACCTTGTTTGCTTTTGAAAAAGGTGAGGAGATAAGCAGCCATGAAAGTGGAGGTGATGCCTTGGTAGTCGCCCTTGATGGGAAAGGTGAGGTTACCATAGACGGGGAAAAACATATCCTCAAGGCAGGCGAATCGATTCTCATGCCAGCTAAGCATCCTCACGCAATAGTTGCCCCCGAACGTTTCAAAATGTTCCTGATCGTAATTTTCTAG
- a CDS encoding KamA family radical SAM protein, producing the protein MEQEKQDHTIRSMAKLGSLLTLSEDEKTFQEGKQALPVAINPYFFNLIDPKDPKDPLRRQVVPTRFEQIENRGEDIDPLEEIDHSITERLIHRYENRVAFLVTDICPLYCRHCFRRRFTGTFNGPATRRQIEEAAEYIQQHPKVKEILLTGGDMMTLSDSRIDEMVTIFRTARPDLIIRLCTRTPATWPQRITDDLIAIFKKHSTAPFYVMTQFNHPRELTEEAKIAISRFVDAGIPAMNQTVLLRGVNDSVDTLEELCNKLLANRVKPYYLFQGDLVSGTAHFRVPLIRGMEIEEELHRRLSGLAMPSYTVDLPEGGGKVPLAKCYIEGNDGQGTWKIRTPEGGVRYYQDPPSGD; encoded by the coding sequence ATGGAACAAGAGAAACAAGACCATACCATAAGGAGTATGGCAAAACTAGGGTCGCTTTTGACCCTCAGTGAGGATGAAAAGACTTTTCAGGAAGGGAAACAAGCCTTACCTGTTGCAATAAACCCCTATTTTTTCAACCTGATCGATCCCAAGGACCCAAAGGACCCCTTGCGCAGGCAGGTTGTACCTACCCGTTTTGAACAAATAGAAAACAGGGGCGAAGATATCGATCCGCTTGAGGAAATTGACCATAGTATCACCGAAAGACTGATACACCGGTATGAAAACAGAGTTGCCTTTCTCGTAACCGATATCTGTCCCCTCTATTGTAGGCATTGTTTCCGTCGCCGGTTCACCGGTACGTTTAACGGTCCAGCAACCAGAAGACAGATAGAAGAAGCCGCCGAATATATACAGCAACATCCCAAGGTCAAGGAAATCCTGTTGACAGGAGGGGATATGATGACCCTTTCTGATTCCAGGATCGATGAAATGGTTACCATATTCCGTACGGCACGTCCTGACTTGATCATTCGTCTTTGCACCCGTACCCCTGCTACCTGGCCACAGAGAATCACCGATGACCTGATTGCTATTTTCAAGAAGCATTCGACGGCACCGTTTTATGTGATGACCCAGTTCAATCACCCCCGGGAGCTGACAGAAGAGGCAAAGATTGCCATTTCCAGGTTTGTCGATGCCGGGATTCCAGCCATGAACCAGACGGTCCTGCTCAGGGGGGTCAATGACTCGGTAGATACCCTTGAGGAACTTTGCAACAAGCTTCTGGCTAACAGGGTGAAACCCTACTACCTCTTCCAAGGAGACTTGGTCTCAGGAACAGCCCATTTCAGGGTTCCTCTCATACGTGGCATGGAAATCGAAGAAGAATTGCACCGGCGGCTTTCGGGGCTGGCAATGCCCTCGTATACGGTCGACCTACCCGAAGGAGGGGGAAAAGTCCCCTTGGCAAAATGCTACATCGAAGGAAATGACGGACAAGGTACCTGGAAAATAAGAACGCCCGAGGGAGGGGTCAGGTATTACCAAGACCCTCCATCAGGCGACTGA
- a CDS encoding MBL fold metallo-hydrolase, producing MKEFSVTFLGTGTSHGIPVIGCECPVCRSTDSRDKRYRSSILLTQGEHSLLIDTTPEFRLQALRSGIKRLDGVLYTHDHADHFNGIDDLRVFCRNESLPVYCSGEVSQTIQTRFNYVLGKFDEAGGVPHLEVNILEPYKEVSIAGFPVLPIPIFHGNQRIFAFRIGSFIYATDCSGIPSESLPYFQGVDTLVVGSLRYSPHPTHWCVFEATAFAHKVGARRTFLTHMCHDLSHGKLEGELPQDIRPAYDTLTITIGE from the coding sequence ATGAAAGAATTCTCTGTAACTTTCCTTGGAACGGGAACCAGTCATGGTATTCCTGTCATTGGGTGTGAATGCCCAGTGTGTAGGTCGACCGATTCGCGTGACAAACGGTACCGAAGCAGCATCCTCCTTACCCAGGGGGAGCATTCTTTGCTCATCGATACTACACCCGAGTTCAGACTCCAAGCCCTTAGGTCCGGGATAAAGCGGCTTGACGGGGTGCTGTATACCCATGACCATGCCGACCATTTCAACGGGATAGATGATCTGCGGGTGTTTTGCCGCAATGAGAGTCTTCCGGTTTACTGCTCGGGGGAAGTTTCCCAGACTATCCAGACAAGATTTAATTATGTCTTGGGGAAATTTGATGAGGCGGGGGGAGTTCCCCATTTGGAAGTGAATATACTCGAGCCCTACAAGGAGGTCTCGATAGCAGGTTTCCCTGTATTGCCGATTCCTATTTTCCATGGGAACCAACGCATTTTCGCCTTTAGGATAGGTTCCTTTATTTATGCAACCGATTGTAGCGGCATACCTTCGGAAAGCCTGCCGTATTTTCAAGGGGTCGATACGCTTGTCGTGGGTTCCCTACGATATAGTCCTCATCCCACGCATTGGTGCGTATTCGAAGCAACTGCGTTTGCCCACAAGGTTGGGGCCAGAAGAACTTTTTTAACCCATATGTGCCATGATTTGAGTCATGGGAAGCTCGAAGGCGAACTTCCGCAAGATATTCGTCCGGCATATGATACATTGACCATTACCATAGGGGAGTAA
- a CDS encoding MFS transporter encodes MATVEKSKKKGLQGYYLTTFLIGLGFFTMGLMDPLYDTFIPIFLSRFVESKALIGSIMTLDNVLAIFLIPVFSALSDRTHTKIGRRMPFIVICLPLTAVAFGLIPFAALSSLWMLIVLVFGLNLFKQAVRGPVVALMPDMVPGDLRSEANGVINTMGGIATIVGTVGLARLMDVPVMVPGYGLQKDILAFPISGVLVVIAVILLFSFVKEKKALNVGESEKSVPILHSLRVIFKEQDKSALFILLSLLFWFIGYQGILPFVGLYSKDILQTSSGTASLAAGMVGIAYAIFAIPSGVLAHRIGRKKTIRTSLVCIFAILVFIFFHDPLTASLGASLRQYTFWALLFLFGIFWVSIVTNSFPMLWQMSTYQTVGIYTGLYYFFSQLASIISPPITGAFIDAFGFRAIFLYGAVSMFIAYILMGHVHRGEPEDDAQKVLK; translated from the coding sequence ATGGCCACTGTAGAAAAAAGCAAAAAGAAAGGGTTGCAGGGGTATTATCTTACAACCTTCCTTATCGGGCTTGGGTTTTTTACCATGGGTCTTATGGACCCCCTGTACGATACTTTCATTCCAATATTTCTCTCCCGTTTTGTTGAATCAAAGGCTTTGATCGGGTCCATCATGACTCTGGATAATGTGCTTGCAATTTTTCTGATTCCTGTTTTCAGTGCCTTGAGCGACCGCACCCATACAAAGATCGGAAGACGTATGCCTTTTATTGTCATTTGTCTTCCCTTGACCGCTGTTGCTTTCGGGCTTATCCCTTTTGCGGCTTTAAGCAGTCTCTGGATGTTGATCGTCCTGGTTTTCGGTTTGAACCTGTTCAAGCAGGCGGTACGGGGTCCTGTTGTAGCTTTGATGCCGGATATGGTACCTGGCGATCTCAGAAGCGAGGCAAACGGTGTTATTAATACGATGGGGGGAATCGCAACCATTGTAGGTACTGTCGGCCTTGCCAGGCTGATGGATGTCCCAGTCATGGTTCCGGGGTACGGATTGCAAAAAGATATTTTGGCTTTCCCTATCTCAGGGGTGCTTGTTGTTATCGCAGTTATTCTGCTTTTTAGCTTTGTGAAAGAAAAGAAAGCGTTAAATGTGGGTGAAAGCGAGAAGTCTGTGCCCATACTCCATTCCTTGCGTGTTATTTTCAAGGAACAGGATAAGAGTGCGCTGTTTATTCTCCTTTCTTTGCTTTTCTGGTTTATCGGGTACCAGGGGATTCTTCCCTTTGTCGGGCTCTATTCAAAGGATATCCTCCAGACCAGCAGCGGAACGGCCTCCCTTGCCGCAGGCATGGTTGGCATTGCCTATGCAATCTTTGCGATTCCATCTGGAGTACTTGCCCACCGCATAGGAAGAAAGAAAACGATCAGGACTTCCTTGGTCTGCATTTTCGCCATCCTCGTGTTCATTTTCTTCCATGACCCTTTGACTGCTTCCTTGGGAGCTTCCCTCAGACAATACACTTTCTGGGCGCTTTTGTTCTTGTTTGGCATTTTCTGGGTCTCGATTGTCACCAACAGTTTTCCGATGCTTTGGCAGATGTCTACCTATCAGACAGTAGGTATATACACCGGGCTGTATTATTTCTTCAGTCAGTTGGCTTCAATCATCTCACCACCGATTACAGGTGCTTTCATCGATGCATTCGGCTTCAGGGCAATTTTCCTGTATGGTGCCGTATCGATGTTCATCGCCTATATTCTGATGGGTCATGTCCATCGGGGTGAACCGGAAGATGATGCTCAAAAAGTACTTAAATAA
- a CDS encoding class I SAM-dependent RNA methyltransferase, whose product MVARIEKLVQGGSGFTRLETGESLFVQGALSGELVAYEIDQVKKGYINAHTTKVLEPSKDRVDPPCPYYGICGGCDLQHLASERQAEAKLNLVLDNLSRIGSVSSGSLNIEPTVGGPFWAYRSRVRFHVDLASNDIGFLAKKSNTLVPIRSCPILVDALNEVLARKNAILEVARKTRFSQKSSKTPYVEINAFAGDKKISFGDEAVLATVDGHGFWVSANVFFQGNRYLLGQMGQFVQSYCLGNEVMDLYSGVGTFSSFLSQKGRKIVSVERDRLCLSLAKRNIPDVEFFTDSVEQWGKSKKRVVDTVVVDPPRTGLEDSVPAQIAKWKPARIIYISCNSVTLSRDLQRFSEQGYTASVLKVFDLYPQTFHQEVAVVLDRKEL is encoded by the coding sequence ATGGTTGCTAGAATAGAGAAATTAGTCCAGGGGGGGAGTGGCTTTACCCGTCTTGAAACGGGTGAGAGCCTATTTGTCCAGGGAGCTTTGAGCGGTGAATTGGTTGCCTATGAAATCGATCAGGTGAAGAAAGGCTACATCAACGCACATACGACGAAAGTCCTTGAACCTTCAAAAGACAGGGTAGACCCCCCTTGTCCCTATTATGGCATCTGCGGAGGCTGTGATCTGCAACACCTTGCAAGTGAACGACAAGCGGAAGCCAAACTGAACCTTGTTTTGGATAATCTGTCGAGAATTGGTTCTGTCAGCTCCGGTTCCCTGAACATAGAACCGACCGTAGGTGGTCCTTTTTGGGCATACCGGAGTCGGGTACGCTTCCATGTGGACCTCGCTTCCAATGATATAGGGTTCCTTGCCAAGAAGAGTAACACCTTGGTGCCCATTAGGTCCTGTCCCATCCTTGTCGATGCTCTCAACGAGGTTTTGGCCAGGAAGAATGCCATACTTGAGGTTGCCCGTAAAACGAGGTTTTCCCAGAAATCCAGTAAAACCCCCTATGTCGAAATCAATGCCTTTGCGGGGGACAAGAAAATATCGTTTGGAGATGAGGCAGTGCTTGCCACCGTCGATGGCCATGGCTTTTGGGTCTCTGCAAATGTATTTTTCCAGGGAAACAGGTATTTGTTGGGGCAAATGGGGCAGTTTGTCCAGTCCTATTGCCTTGGCAACGAGGTGATGGACCTGTACAGCGGGGTTGGCACCTTCAGCTCCTTTCTGTCCCAGAAGGGAAGGAAGATTGTCAGCGTGGAACGAGACAGGCTCTGTCTTAGCCTGGCAAAGAGAAACATACCCGATGTGGAGTTTTTTACCGATTCCGTCGAGCAATGGGGGAAGTCAAAGAAACGGGTGGTCGATACTGTTGTGGTAGACCCTCCCCGTACCGGTCTGGAAGATTCGGTGCCTGCCCAGATTGCAAAGTGGAAACCTGCAAGGATCATATATATTTCCTGTAATAGCGTAACGCTTTCAAGAGACTTGCAACGGTTTTCAGAGCAAGGATATACTGCAAGCGTATTGAAGGTTTTTGATTTGTATCCCCAAACCTTTCACCAGGAAGTGGCTGTAGTGCTTGACCGCAAGGAGCTGTAA
- a CDS encoding NAD(+) synthase, whose protein sequence is MNDGFISCAAYSAAVKVADCKFNMESIKEGIAKAGEQHLSLLVLPELVITGYTCGDLFLQRTLQREARNAVAEVAAYSASYDLVVVFGAPLVFFGHLYNCGVVVHKGKILGIVPKKNIPNYQEYYERRWFSTPDEKTREVELGGQRCLFGTHLLFACANVPEFVLGVEICEDLWVPLSPSTGLALAGATVIANCSASDELVGKKQYRRNLVSSQSAKLICSYIYSDAGYGESSTDLVFCGHNLIYENGILLGEQFNSNGELLITQIDTGKLALERMRVNTFDQGSGEYIFVPFTLEETKTILTRFVDPSPFVPSDPAMREIRCEKIMTLQSLGLKKRLEHTMCKNVVIGLSGGLDSTLALLVCVEAFDSLKLDRKGIQAITMPCFGTTRRTKSNAVVLARELGVSLTTIPISKAVLQHFKDIGHDGKTLDVTYENCQARERTQVLMDFANKCNGMVVGTGDLSELALGWATYNGDHMSMYGVNCSVPKTLVRHLVSFVAMKSEDRLKKVLLDVVATPVSPELLPSTSEGTISQVTEDIVGPYELHDFFLYQIVRWGSSPRKVYRLAIAAFGEKYERTVIKKWLFTFYRRFFSQQFKRSCLPDGPKVGSVTLSPRGDWRMPSDASVALWKTELDLLS, encoded by the coding sequence ATGAATGACGGATTTATTTCCTGTGCGGCCTATTCGGCTGCAGTCAAGGTGGCAGATTGTAAATTCAATATGGAATCGATCAAGGAAGGCATTGCCAAAGCGGGTGAACAGCACCTTTCGCTTCTGGTACTGCCTGAGTTGGTAATTACTGGATACACCTGTGGGGATCTTTTTTTGCAGCGGACCCTCCAAAGAGAAGCCAGGAATGCTGTAGCTGAAGTGGCTGCGTATTCTGCTTCCTATGATTTGGTAGTGGTCTTTGGTGCTCCCTTGGTGTTCTTTGGGCATCTGTATAACTGTGGCGTGGTAGTGCACAAAGGGAAAATCCTTGGGATCGTGCCAAAAAAGAATATCCCGAACTACCAGGAATATTATGAAAGGCGTTGGTTCAGCACCCCTGATGAGAAAACCCGCGAAGTTGAACTTGGCGGACAACGGTGCCTTTTCGGGACCCATCTGCTCTTTGCCTGCGCTAATGTTCCCGAATTCGTCCTGGGTGTCGAGATTTGTGAGGACCTCTGGGTTCCCTTGAGCCCCAGTACAGGTTTAGCCCTCGCCGGGGCCACCGTCATTGCAAACTGTTCGGCCAGCGATGAGTTGGTAGGGAAAAAGCAATACCGGAGGAATCTGGTCTCCTCGCAGAGTGCCAAACTCATCTGTTCCTATATCTATAGCGATGCAGGCTATGGGGAGTCCTCGACCGACCTTGTTTTCTGTGGTCATAACCTGATCTATGAAAACGGAATATTGCTGGGTGAACAATTCAATTCCAATGGGGAATTGCTTATAACCCAGATCGATACCGGGAAACTGGCCCTTGAAAGGATGCGGGTCAATACCTTCGACCAAGGATCGGGGGAATATATCTTCGTGCCTTTTACCCTTGAAGAGACCAAAACCATCCTTACGCGGTTTGTAGATCCTTCCCCGTTTGTACCCTCTGACCCTGCGATGAGGGAAATCCGGTGCGAGAAGATAATGACGTTGCAGTCCCTCGGCTTGAAGAAACGCCTGGAACATACTATGTGCAAAAACGTTGTCATCGGGCTTTCAGGCGGCTTGGATTCTACCTTGGCCCTTCTGGTGTGCGTAGAAGCCTTTGACTCACTTAAACTGGACAGAAAAGGGATCCAGGCCATTACCATGCCCTGCTTCGGGACAACCAGAAGGACAAAATCCAATGCTGTGGTCCTTGCCAGGGAATTGGGTGTCAGCCTTACGACTATTCCCATCAGCAAGGCAGTGTTGCAGCATTTCAAGGACATCGGGCACGATGGGAAAACCCTTGATGTCACCTATGAGAATTGTCAGGCAAGGGAAAGGACCCAGGTTTTAATGGACTTTGCCAACAAATGCAATGGAATGGTGGTGGGAACCGGGGATCTCTCGGAACTGGCTTTAGGCTGGGCTACCTATAATGGGGACCATATGTCCATGTATGGGGTCAACTGTTCTGTCCCAAAGACCCTGGTGCGCCACTTGGTCAGTTTTGTCGCCATGAAAAGCGAAGACAGGCTCAAGAAAGTACTCCTTGATGTGGTAGCGACCCCGGTGAGTCCCGAACTGCTTCCTTCTACATCCGAAGGTACTATAAGCCAGGTAACCGAGGATATTGTGGGGCCCTATGAACTGCATGACTTTTTCCTCTACCAGATTGTACGTTGGGGATCTTCTCCGCGGAAAGTCTATCGCCTGGCCATCGCGGCTTTTGGTGAAAAGTATGAGAGAACAGTAATTAAAAAATGGTTATTCACGTTCTATAGGCGTTTTTTTAGCCAGCAATTCAAACGATCCTGTTTGCCCGATGGCCCAAAGGTTGGTTCTGTTACCCTTTCTCCGAGAGGGGACTGGAGAATGCCCAGCGATGCTTCAGTGGCCTTGTGGAAAACTGAACTTGACCTGCTTTCATGA
- the polA gene encoding DNA polymerase I produces the protein MSDSFELFGKDDFDQKALEREAALRPPVVIEKRTEESEVKSKPSVMPTGKKLYIIDGYGLIYRSYYGFFNNPMKDTKGNNVSAVYGFFTTVLKIMREYKPDYLVVAMDSKGLTFRHEMYPAYKANRDAAPEDLHAQVPLINDILKAMDIPSIAMIGVEADDIIATLSEQATRHGVDTIMFTGDKDLLQLVDEHTFALRPAKKNEKFYKLWGEKEVVEEFGITPKQMVDYLTLLGDASDNVPGVKGIGEKGAAKLLQQFDSLDGIYANLRLCSKGIQAKLEEGKESAKLSKTLIQLRDDLFEVDSFDTSQYLLDDVDYSAAIPLFEGIGMKSLARDLERISGSVKPVATQKVTEEPKAAASEMVSAEKGSYEAVTSLPRLKELLALAEKESALMAFDLETTSIDSMVAIPIGFSFSWKEKIAYYVPLVSEGKRLFTDDAIRSVLNDYLPNGRIAIVGQNIKYDYEVLVNWGVRPKRVVFDTMVAAWLLDSTGVFNMDYLSEKYLGYKTIHYTDIVPKGKLLSDLPQDLVVAYGAEDSDITWRLYNLFKELLVARDLYRLMEEVEMPLLLIIANMEMNGIFLDRTLLEPLTEEFEKRLAETEAKVFEICGHVFNLNSPKQLQEVLFVEREIPTGAKTKSGFSTSTDVLEPLAETYEEVALVLHYRMLSKLKNTYIDKLPLQINEKTGRIHPSFSQTGTETGRLSCKDPNLQNIPVRTEEGRRIRSSFVPKKGCIFLSADYSQIELVVLAHMADDPGLKDAFANGVDVHRATAALIFNVPFEQVSSDQRRIAKTINFGVMYGMSAHSLAMDLQIPHTEAKQFIQQYFERYSAVQAFVEQTKRKAETDGYVTTILGHVRTINEIHSRNGGERAKAQRISVNTVIQGSAADIMKMAMLRIDSALSAHALQTKLLLQIHDELVFEVPFAELELVKGLVKEAMEGAVKLSIPLKVSMETGENWGDIH, from the coding sequence TTGAGCGATTCCTTTGAACTGTTTGGAAAAGACGATTTTGATCAAAAAGCCTTGGAAAGGGAAGCAGCACTGCGGCCTCCTGTTGTTATAGAGAAACGGACGGAGGAAAGCGAAGTGAAATCGAAACCTTCTGTTATGCCTACGGGTAAAAAGCTCTATATTATTGATGGGTATGGGCTTATATATCGTTCCTATTACGGGTTTTTCAATAATCCGATGAAAGATACCAAAGGAAACAATGTATCCGCAGTCTATGGTTTTTTCACAACGGTCTTAAAGATTATGCGCGAATATAAGCCTGACTACCTTGTGGTGGCAATGGACAGCAAAGGCCTTACGTTTCGCCATGAAATGTATCCTGCGTACAAGGCCAACCGTGATGCTGCCCCTGAGGACCTGCATGCTCAGGTTCCCCTGATCAATGACATTCTCAAGGCAATGGATATTCCCTCAATTGCCATGATTGGGGTCGAGGCAGACGATATCATAGCAACCCTTTCAGAACAGGCTACCCGTCATGGTGTCGATACCATCATGTTTACAGGTGACAAGGATCTGTTGCAATTGGTAGATGAACATACCTTTGCCTTGCGCCCGGCAAAGAAGAATGAGAAATTCTATAAGCTCTGGGGAGAAAAGGAAGTCGTTGAAGAATTTGGCATAACCCCCAAACAAATGGTAGATTACCTGACGTTGCTCGGAGACGCCTCTGACAATGTCCCCGGCGTCAAAGGAATCGGGGAGAAGGGTGCTGCCAAGCTATTGCAGCAATTTGATTCTCTTGACGGAATCTATGCGAACCTGCGCCTTTGCTCCAAGGGTATCCAGGCGAAGCTGGAAGAAGGAAAGGAAAGCGCCAAGCTCAGCAAGACCCTCATCCAGCTCAGAGATGATTTATTCGAGGTCGACTCTTTCGATACCTCCCAGTACCTCTTGGACGATGTAGACTACAGTGCCGCGATCCCCTTGTTTGAAGGAATCGGTATGAAGAGCCTTGCAAGGGACCTGGAACGAATCTCCGGCTCGGTCAAACCTGTGGCTACGCAAAAAGTGACAGAAGAACCCAAGGCTGCAGCTAGTGAAATGGTATCTGCAGAGAAAGGAAGCTACGAGGCAGTCACCTCCTTGCCCCGGCTCAAGGAGTTGTTAGCCTTGGCGGAGAAAGAATCGGCTTTGATGGCCTTTGACCTTGAGACCACCTCCATTGACTCAATGGTTGCCATCCCCATCGGTTTTTCCTTCAGCTGGAAAGAAAAGATTGCCTACTATGTCCCGCTGGTAAGCGAAGGGAAACGTTTGTTCACCGATGATGCCATCCGTTCCGTCCTCAATGACTATCTTCCCAATGGAAGAATTGCCATAGTGGGACAGAATATCAAATACGACTATGAAGTACTTGTGAACTGGGGAGTCCGGCCCAAACGCGTTGTTTTCGATACCATGGTTGCCGCTTGGCTTCTCGACAGCACCGGTGTTTTCAACATGGACTACCTCAGCGAAAAATATTTGGGTTACAAGACAATCCATTACACCGATATTGTCCCGAAAGGGAAATTACTGAGCGACCTCCCCCAGGATCTGGTTGTTGCCTACGGGGCCGAGGACTCGGACATTACCTGGAGGCTCTACAACCTGTTCAAGGAGTTGTTGGTTGCCAGGGATCTCTATCGCCTGATGGAGGAGGTTGAGATGCCTCTTCTGCTCATTATCGCAAATATGGAGATGAATGGAATATTCCTTGATAGGACCCTGCTTGAACCGTTGACCGAGGAATTTGAAAAAAGATTGGCCGAGACCGAGGCTAAGGTTTTTGAAATCTGTGGGCATGTATTTAATCTCAATTCGCCTAAACAACTGCAGGAAGTGTTATTCGTAGAGAGGGAAATCCCTACCGGGGCGAAGACCAAGTCAGGGTTCTCGACCTCAACCGATGTGTTGGAACCCTTGGCTGAAACCTATGAGGAAGTTGCCTTGGTCTTGCATTACCGGATGCTGAGCAAGCTGAAGAATACCTATATCGATAAGCTCCCCTTGCAGATTAACGAGAAAACCGGGAGGATTCACCCTTCTTTTTCCCAGACCGGGACGGAAACGGGCAGACTCTCCTGCAAGGACCCCAATTTGCAGAACATTCCAGTCCGCACGGAGGAGGGGAGAAGGATACGGTCCTCGTTTGTCCCGAAAAAAGGCTGCATCTTCCTTTCGGCAGACTATTCGCAGATTGAACTGGTTGTCCTTGCCCATATGGCCGATGACCCAGGGCTCAAGGATGCTTTTGCCAATGGGGTCGATGTCCACCGGGCTACCGCAGCCTTGATTTTCAACGTTCCCTTCGAGCAAGTGTCCTCCGACCAGCGCAGGATAGCCAAGACGATTAACTTTGGTGTCATGTACGGGATGAGCGCACACAGCCTGGCGATGGACCTGCAGATTCCCCACACGGAAGCAAAACAGTTCATCCAGCAGTATTTTGAGCGCTACAGCGCAGTTCAGGCCTTCGTGGAACAGACAAAAAGAAAAGCTGAGACCGATGGATATGTCACTACGATTCTGGGGCATGTGCGGACGATCAATGAAATCCATAGCAGAAACGGAGGTGAGCGTGCCAAAGCCCAGCGCATCTCGGTAAATACGGTCATCCAAGGTAGTGCGGCCGATATCATGAAAATGGCAATGCTTCGTATCGACAGTGCATTGTCAGCCCATGCCTTGCAAACTAAGCTCTTATTGCAAATCCATGACGAACTGGTCTTTGAGGTTCCCTTTGCAGAACTGGAACTGGTGAAAGGTCTGGTCAAAGAGGCAATGGAGGGGGCTGTGAAGCTTTCAATTCCACTGAAGGTAAGCATGGAGACCGGGGAAAACTGGGGAGATATACACTGA
- a CDS encoding manganese efflux pump MntP family protein: MGIFELILVSIGLAMDAFAVSLCKGLRMKTINYRQGAIISFTFGFFQALMPLLGWTLGLQFEKYITTFDHWIAFVLLFAIGGKMLWDAFHEDGSCPIGENERIKVKELFLLAIATSIDALAVGITLAFLKVDILLSVSLIGIITFAISFFGVVLGHRFGTRFQGKAEMAGGIVLILIGIKILCSHLGILMF; the protein is encoded by the coding sequence TTGGGAATCTTTGAATTGATATTGGTCTCTATAGGGTTGGCAATGGACGCCTTTGCAGTTTCCCTGTGCAAGGGTTTGCGAATGAAAACTATAAACTACCGGCAAGGTGCGATTATTTCCTTTACCTTCGGTTTTTTCCAGGCCTTGATGCCTTTGCTCGGATGGACCTTGGGTCTCCAGTTTGAAAAGTATATTACCACATTCGACCATTGGATTGCCTTTGTCCTTCTTTTTGCCATCGGGGGTAAGATGCTCTGGGATGCATTCCATGAGGATGGATCGTGCCCGATCGGAGAAAACGAAAGGATCAAAGTAAAGGAACTTTTCCTATTGGCAATCGCAACAAGTATCGATGCATTGGCTGTTGGCATTACCCTTGCTTTTTTGAAGGTAGACATACTCCTGTCAGTATCGTTGATCGGGATAATCACCTTTGCAATATCGTTTTTCGGAGTTGTGCTTGGACACAGGTTCGGAACCAGGTTCCAAGGCAAGGCCGAGATGGCAGGCGGAATAGTCCTCATCCTGATCGGGATAAAAATCTTATGCTCCCACCTTGGTATCCTCATGTTTTAA